The window CTTCAGATGCCCCACCGTCACCGCAAAATGGACTGCATCCCGGCATCGTCTCCGTCTGGGGCCTGGTGAGCCAGAGCATCGCCGGCATGGCCCCTACCTGCGATGTCGTCGCCTTCATGACCGCCGGGGCCGCCTTCGCACTAGTGGCGCTGCCACTTTCGTACCTCTTCGCCTTCATCTTGATGTTCATAGAGGTGAACACTCTCTACCATCTCTCAAAGCACCGCGGATCCGCCGGCGGCTACTACAGCTATGTGTCGGCTGGCCTTGGAGCCAAACCAGCCCTCGTCACCGCCATCATGGTGGTGTTTTATCAGCTCATCAGCGTCGCCGGAGTCCCGGTCTACGTTGCAGGTGTCTTCCTGCCAGGACTAGCACGATCGTATCTCGGTATCAATCTTCCTAGCTGGTTCTGGATACCGATGATGTTGGTCTTCATCGGCGTCCCCTGGCTCCTCTCGGTCCTTGGCATTCGCCCAACCGTCAGGTCAATGCTGTTCACGAGTTCACTAGAGATCGCCTTTCTCATCGTCTCCTCGATCATCATTATCTCCAAAGCCCACCCCGTGGCACCGCTGCACCCGTTTACCTTCGCCACTGTGGGCATCAAAGGCGTCTCCCTCGGGATGATCTTTGCTATCACAAGCTTCATCGGTGTTGGCAGTCATGCTCCGCTTGGCGAAGAGGCAAAGGGGGTCCGGACCCAACAGGGTCGACTCATCGGCAAAGCGGCGATCCTCTCGCTTAGCCTCGTGGGCGTGGCCCTCACGATCTCCGCCTATGCGCTCACCGTGGGCTGGGGACAGACTCGAATGGCGCTCTTCTCCAAGGCAGCTGCACCAGGAGTACAGGTGTTTCTCCACTACCTTGGGCCAATCGGAGCCGTCGCACTCGTCGTGTTAGCCGTCAACAGTGCACTGATGGATGACCTCGCCCTCATGACCAGCACCGCCCGAGTACTCTACGCCGTCAGTCGCGATAAGCTATTACAGACGAGTTTCGCGACCGTCAACGGTAGGAGGGCACCGGCCGCAAGTGTCACCTTCGTCGGCGTCACTGCGATCATCATTGGCCTG is drawn from Ferrimicrobium sp. and contains these coding sequences:
- a CDS encoding APC family permease; its protein translation is MATSDNSSYAGSASDAPPSPQNGLHPGIVSVWGLVSQSIAGMAPTCDVVAFMTAGAAFALVALPLSYLFAFILMFIEVNTLYHLSKHRGSAGGYYSYVSAGLGAKPALVTAIMVVFYQLISVAGVPVYVAGVFLPGLARSYLGINLPSWFWIPMMLVFIGVPWLLSVLGIRPTVRSMLFTSSLEIAFLIVSSIIIISKAHPVAPLHPFTFATVGIKGVSLGMIFAITSFIGVGSHAPLGEEAKGVRTQQGRLIGKAAILSLSLVGVALTISAYALTVGWGQTRMALFSKAAAPGVQVFLHYLGPIGAVALVVLAVNSALMDDLALMTSTARVLYAVSRDKLLQTSFATVNGRRAPAASVTFVGVTAIIIGLIFGLWLGPAQAFDVLTTAVLFGLVTAHTLMNLSLMRISYREHRLTQLTFHLVLPVIAVGLFWVVLYETVVPLVFPLAWAAIFWLIVLIGAVIWTYIKLGGDRGPSSKAGHQLGTVIDAGSVDTIDKLGMWRET